The Hyalangium gracile genome contains a region encoding:
- a CDS encoding caspase family protein codes for MKLPGLVVILAVLLAGEAWAAPVRLLVSIGNNVGDPTDVPLRYANADARRFHEVMLELGQVQSTRAYLLEGATVEQVRAAFTEVRGRAAELAASGAEVTLFIYVSAHARAGQVHLGGGHLPLAELRELARRVAAPLRVLILDTCESGIVARRKGGRLVSGYELSLERLPLRGEVLISSSGPAESSEEWESLAGSLFTHHLLTGLRGDADVNGDGQITLAEAYSYSYRRTVSAAARGSQHPVADIDLSGAGEVVLTEPLRHRSAVIFPPASEGSFTVSSQPEPDVLLEVDKRAGRVLRLAVPPGRYVVRKRLGSRVAVATLELPYGGELTVDERAMVERGWIEVAVKGGYVDLRASTLLLVGGFQSGPIPQTGARWRAGVGYRHTFGEWWWKAGVSAQRATYAGVGLDISEQSLLAQVSFGWRYLGWPLAPYGGLGLRSLTLRQSFTRAQEERIQRAFGVKALPERWGQGLGPVGVAGVEIPLAGNALALLEASAELRYLPLEGDASPWRTGAGVEAAVGWRF; via the coding sequence ATGAAGCTGCCGGGATTGGTGGTGATCCTCGCGGTGCTGCTCGCGGGCGAGGCGTGGGCGGCCCCGGTGCGCTTGCTGGTGTCCATCGGCAACAACGTGGGAGACCCCACCGACGTGCCGCTGCGCTATGCCAACGCGGACGCCCGCCGCTTCCACGAGGTGATGCTGGAGCTGGGGCAGGTGCAGTCGACGCGGGCCTATCTGCTCGAGGGCGCCACGGTGGAGCAGGTTCGCGCCGCGTTCACCGAGGTGCGCGGGCGGGCGGCCGAGCTCGCCGCCTCGGGCGCGGAGGTCACGCTCTTCATCTATGTGTCGGCCCACGCTCGAGCGGGCCAGGTGCACCTGGGCGGGGGCCACCTGCCGCTGGCGGAGCTGCGCGAGCTGGCGAGGCGGGTGGCCGCGCCGCTGCGGGTCCTCATCCTCGACACGTGCGAGAGCGGCATCGTCGCGCGGCGGAAGGGGGGCAGGCTCGTCTCCGGCTACGAGCTGAGCCTGGAGCGGTTGCCTCTCAGGGGCGAGGTGCTCATCTCCTCCAGCGGGCCTGCGGAGTCCTCGGAGGAGTGGGAGTCGCTGGCGGGCTCGCTCTTCACCCACCACCTGCTGACGGGCCTGCGAGGCGACGCGGATGTGAACGGGGACGGCCAGATCACGCTGGCCGAGGCCTACAGCTACTCGTACCGGCGTACCGTGTCCGCCGCGGCCCGGGGCTCGCAGCACCCCGTGGCGGACATCGATCTGAGCGGCGCGGGAGAGGTCGTCCTGACCGAGCCGCTGCGCCACCGGAGCGCGGTGATCTTCCCGCCTGCCTCGGAGGGCTCCTTCACCGTGTCGAGCCAGCCCGAGCCGGATGTGCTGCTCGAGGTGGACAAGCGGGCAGGGCGCGTGCTGCGCCTGGCGGTACCGCCGGGACGGTACGTGGTGCGCAAGCGCCTGGGCTCGCGCGTGGCGGTGGCCACCTTGGAGCTGCCGTATGGAGGAGAGCTCACCGTGGACGAGCGGGCCATGGTGGAGCGCGGCTGGATCGAGGTGGCGGTGAAGGGAGGCTATGTCGACCTGCGCGCCTCCACGCTCCTGCTCGTGGGAGGGTTCCAGTCGGGGCCCATCCCCCAGACGGGAGCCCGGTGGCGAGCAGGCGTCGGGTACCGCCACACCTTCGGTGAGTGGTGGTGGAAGGCGGGTGTCTCGGCACAGCGCGCCACCTATGCCGGCGTGGGCCTGGACATCTCCGAGCAGAGCCTGCTCGCCCAGGTGAGCTTCGGCTGGCGGTACCTGGGCTGGCCGCTCGCTCCGTATGGGGGACTGGGTTTGCGCTCGCTGACGCTGCGCCAGAGCTTCACGCGAGCCCAGGAGGAGCGCATCCAACGCGCCTTCGGGGTGAAGGCCCTGCCTGAGCGATGGGGCCAGGGCCTGGGGCCCGTGGGGGTGGCCGGTGTGGAGATCCCTCTGGCGGGCAACGCCCTGGCGCTGCTCGAGGCCAGCGCCGAGCTGCGCTACCTCCCGCTGGAAGGTGACGCCTCGCCCTGGAGGACGGGGGCCGGCGTCGAGGCGGCGGTGGGGTGGCGATTCTGA
- a CDS encoding sensor histidine kinase has translation MGDQLFFIGLIALLGATSSPFFSFLFVFPIIHSLTYPLAPRAVLGSGVTAALGHVVLGLSDDVPLLKLLLWVLLTGGATFFGIRASAQARRMLEAEAQARMERERRELLEQLALASYQRIQSEKMVMLGRLAANVVHELNNPLAYARSSIRFLQEDVLSPPQQPSAERAEAFHDALHGLERIQEIVSDLRGFSLVEGTEPEQCTVKEAVQDASRIARLRLKHVAQLQVHLPEALPEVRASPRKLAQVLVNLMVNAADALEQADIKQGEIRVRALHQEDQVVLLVEDNGPGIPPKVLERLFEPFFTTKGPEKGTGLGLALSRSMVEGFGGSLVAENRAEGGACLRLSLRATSLPPPV, from the coding sequence GTGGGGGATCAGCTCTTCTTCATCGGCCTCATCGCCCTTCTAGGAGCCACCTCCAGCCCCTTCTTCAGCTTCCTCTTCGTCTTCCCCATCATCCACTCGCTCACCTACCCCCTCGCCCCTCGGGCCGTCCTGGGCAGCGGCGTGACGGCGGCGCTGGGCCATGTCGTCCTGGGCCTGAGCGACGACGTCCCTCTGCTGAAGCTGCTCCTGTGGGTACTGCTCACCGGCGGCGCCACCTTCTTTGGCATCCGCGCCAGCGCTCAGGCCCGCCGGATGCTCGAGGCCGAGGCCCAGGCCCGCATGGAGCGCGAGCGCCGCGAGCTGTTGGAGCAGCTCGCCCTGGCCAGCTATCAGCGCATCCAGTCCGAGAAGATGGTCATGCTCGGTCGGCTGGCCGCCAACGTGGTGCACGAGCTCAACAACCCGCTGGCCTACGCGCGCTCCAGCATCCGCTTCCTCCAGGAGGACGTGCTGTCGCCACCGCAACAGCCCTCCGCGGAGCGGGCCGAGGCCTTTCACGACGCCTTGCACGGCCTGGAGCGCATCCAGGAGATCGTGTCGGATCTGCGCGGCTTCTCGCTCGTGGAGGGCACTGAGCCGGAGCAGTGTACCGTGAAGGAGGCGGTACAGGACGCCAGCCGCATCGCGCGGCTGCGCCTCAAGCACGTGGCACAGCTGCAGGTGCATCTGCCCGAGGCGCTCCCCGAGGTACGGGCCAGCCCACGTAAGCTGGCCCAGGTGCTCGTCAACCTGATGGTGAATGCAGCGGACGCCCTGGAGCAGGCGGACATCAAGCAGGGAGAGATCCGCGTGCGAGCCCTGCACCAGGAAGACCAGGTGGTGCTGCTGGTGGAGGACAATGGCCCCGGCATCCCCCCCAAGGTCCTCGAGCGCCTCTTCGAACCCTTCTTCACCACCAAGGGCCCCGAGAAGGGGACAGGCCTGGGCCTGGCCCTGTCCCGGAGCATGGTGGAGGGCTTTGGCGGCTCGCTGGTGGCGGAGAACCGCGCCGAGGGAGGAGCCTGTCTGCGCCTCTCGCTGCGCGCCACCTCCCTGCCACCCCCTGTTTGA
- a CDS encoding HEAT repeat domain-containing protein: protein MRATPHDDALAGFSQACERQTRDDAEGILGCAGALSALLGHGVLEGFLAGGLERLLSEPEFVPASVGGALVLARGRRWRLALQVLSPGARPATVEGPAEHLLVGAMGPAPLEVERHTEEPVARDDVFDPGRRLLPEASRTLLRGDVLVLAAGRDVCVPRPTAPTVIVSVSAGPVRPLRWFYDGTTCRAVRAVAGDPTASRLELTAELLAELGGAAAAPTLIQLTEHPAHHVRWSALRALSRVDTGAAQDRLQLAADDPHPHIRTAARRTLARLAESLT from the coding sequence ATGCGAGCCACTCCCCATGACGACGCGCTCGCCGGCTTCAGCCAGGCCTGCGAGCGCCAGACCCGAGATGACGCCGAAGGCATCCTTGGATGCGCCGGTGCGCTCTCGGCGCTCCTGGGCCATGGCGTCTTGGAGGGCTTTCTGGCCGGTGGGCTCGAGCGCCTGCTCTCCGAGCCCGAGTTCGTGCCCGCCTCCGTGGGCGGTGCACTCGTGCTCGCGCGGGGCCGTCGCTGGCGGCTGGCGCTCCAGGTGCTCTCACCGGGAGCCAGGCCCGCCACCGTGGAAGGGCCCGCCGAGCACCTGCTCGTTGGAGCCATGGGGCCCGCGCCGCTGGAGGTCGAGCGCCATACCGAGGAGCCGGTCGCGCGTGATGATGTCTTCGACCCCGGGCGGCGGCTCCTCCCCGAGGCGTCTCGGACGCTGCTGCGAGGAGACGTCCTCGTGCTCGCGGCTGGGCGCGACGTGTGCGTGCCCAGACCCACGGCCCCGACGGTGATCGTCTCCGTGAGCGCCGGGCCGGTGAGACCGCTGCGGTGGTTCTACGACGGCACGACGTGTCGCGCCGTGCGGGCCGTCGCGGGCGATCCGACGGCCTCACGCCTCGAGCTGACAGCCGAGCTCCTGGCCGAGCTGGGCGGCGCGGCGGCGGCTCCCACCCTCATCCAACTGACCGAGCACCCGGCGCATCACGTGCGCTGGAGCGCCCTGCGCGCACTCTCACGGGTCGATACAGGCGCGGCACAGGATCGGCTCCAGCTCGCCGCCGACGACCCGCATCCCCACATCCGCACGGCGGCCCGTCGCACGCTCGCCCGGCTCGCGGAGTCGCTCACATGA
- a CDS encoding MarR family winged helix-turn-helix transcriptional regulator: protein MSRHLPYFEEHTEAIPTRIAAGLHKIGLAMKQQVWQQANGEGLSATQGQILAVLVGQGPLTGKELSERLGVTLPTISDSVRVLVEKQLVTRSPDPRHPRASLLTPTDKGASLGARARSWPEFMADAVGDLSADEQRAFFAGVMKMIRSLQEQGLVPLSGMCVTCTHFRPNVRQGATPHHCALVDAPLAAEQLRLDCPEHARAPDEVRQQLWQKFLKPG, encoded by the coding sequence ATGAGTCGGCACCTTCCGTACTTCGAGGAGCACACCGAGGCGATCCCGACGCGCATTGCCGCGGGGCTGCACAAGATCGGGCTCGCCATGAAGCAGCAGGTCTGGCAGCAGGCGAACGGGGAGGGGCTCTCGGCCACGCAAGGACAGATCCTGGCGGTGCTGGTCGGTCAAGGCCCTCTCACCGGGAAGGAGCTGAGTGAACGCCTCGGCGTGACGCTTCCCACCATCAGCGACTCCGTGCGCGTCCTCGTCGAGAAGCAGCTCGTGACCCGGTCGCCGGATCCTCGTCATCCGCGGGCGAGCCTGCTGACGCCCACGGACAAGGGCGCGTCGCTGGGAGCCCGCGCGCGCTCGTGGCCAGAGTTCATGGCGGACGCCGTCGGCGACCTGTCCGCCGACGAGCAGCGCGCGTTCTTCGCGGGCGTCATGAAGATGATCCGCTCGCTGCAGGAACAGGGGCTCGTCCCGCTCAGCGGGATGTGCGTCACGTGCACGCACTTCCGCCCGAACGTGCGCCAGGGAGCGACACCTCATCACTGCGCGCTCGTGGACGCGCCGCTCGCGGCTGAGCAGCTTCGCCTCGACTGCCCCGAGCATGCACGCGCGCCGGACGAGGTGCGTCAGCAGCTCTGGCAGAAGTTCCTGAAGCCGGGCTGA
- a CDS encoding DUF4384 domain-containing protein, protein MKPLPAPPRGPGCPPVVVLEYMAAGDAIEPGIAEHVASCAACTEHLHALTQASEAYRRSHPPEQFLRKLDARRSPAPAWRRWLFAPVAAGACMVLLAVLFMPGSNEVRLKGRTEFGVYVKRPGEASPQPLASGAKVRAGEVLRFHYQPPSDGWLLLISVDGTGRLTVFHPYQGSAAARVAGGTLSVLEESIALDDAPGPERLAAIFSPEPFTVEELRAWLSSPSSGAPRIDCPRCQVDWVVLEKSP, encoded by the coding sequence ATGAAGCCCTTGCCCGCTCCGCCCCGTGGCCCCGGCTGTCCTCCCGTGGTGGTGCTCGAGTACATGGCCGCGGGAGACGCCATCGAGCCCGGCATTGCGGAGCACGTTGCCTCGTGCGCGGCGTGCACGGAGCACCTCCACGCCCTCACGCAGGCGAGCGAGGCGTACCGCCGCTCCCATCCTCCCGAGCAGTTCTTGCGCAAGCTGGATGCTCGCCGGAGTCCCGCGCCAGCCTGGAGACGCTGGCTGTTCGCCCCCGTCGCTGCAGGTGCCTGCATGGTGCTCCTGGCGGTCCTGTTCATGCCGGGGAGCAACGAGGTCCGCTTGAAGGGACGGACGGAGTTCGGTGTGTATGTGAAGCGCCCAGGGGAAGCCTCGCCCCAACCGCTGGCCTCCGGTGCGAAGGTCCGCGCGGGCGAGGTGCTGCGCTTCCACTACCAGCCTCCGAGCGATGGCTGGCTCCTGCTCATCAGCGTCGATGGAACGGGGCGGCTCACCGTCTTCCATCCCTACCAGGGCAGCGCCGCGGCACGGGTGGCTGGCGGCACCCTCTCGGTGCTGGAAGAGAGCATCGCGCTCGATGACGCCCCAGGGCCCGAGCGTCTCGCTGCCATCTTCAGCCCGGAGCCCTTCACCGTGGAGGAACTCCGGGCCTGGCTGAGCAGCCCCTCCTCTGGCGCGCCGCGCATCGACTGCCCGCGCTGCCAGGTGGACTGGGTCGTCCTCGAGAAGAGCCCATGA
- a CDS encoding helix-turn-helix domain-containing protein, translated as MPRGATQGLEGPDISSFLPRRLERPRWTREDTRVPRTLDSAASTSSLSRFVEGVRTVVPVAGRTCHERLPDGRTTLVFRVLEEGRRGDVCVAGPRTRALFKNGTGVARAVILQFKPGWSAPLLGVAANTLTDQIVPLEDIWGRSSDELCLELLAARSLPEVLDRLSHVIALRTQRAFEPASARLARRAVRLFEGEEVRVESVAERLGVTARHLRRAFTESVGIGPKDFARTVRLQRAVRMATTSKDWGRIAADAGYYDQAHLIADFRELIGLTPGAFLKRAGTRSVRFGSSEAPREAGGWTR; from the coding sequence ATGCCGCGCGGCGCGACCCAGGGATTGGAAGGACCGGACATTTCATCGTTCCTTCCGCGCAGGCTTGAACGGCCACGGTGGACGCGTGAGGATACGAGGGTGCCGCGCACGCTGGACTCCGCCGCCTCGACGTCCTCACTCTCCCGCTTCGTCGAGGGTGTTCGCACTGTCGTGCCAGTCGCTGGACGCACATGTCACGAGCGGCTGCCCGACGGAAGAACGACCCTTGTCTTTCGAGTGCTCGAGGAGGGTCGAAGAGGGGATGTGTGCGTCGCGGGCCCGCGAACGCGGGCGCTGTTCAAGAACGGAACGGGCGTCGCGCGGGCGGTCATCCTTCAGTTCAAGCCAGGCTGGTCGGCGCCGCTCCTGGGAGTGGCAGCGAACACGCTGACGGACCAGATCGTCCCGCTGGAAGACATCTGGGGCCGTTCGAGCGACGAGCTCTGCCTCGAGCTCCTTGCGGCGCGAAGCCTGCCGGAGGTGCTCGACCGGCTCTCCCACGTGATCGCCCTGCGTACCCAGCGGGCATTCGAGCCGGCATCGGCGCGGCTTGCTCGCCGCGCGGTTCGCCTGTTCGAAGGAGAAGAGGTTCGGGTGGAGAGCGTGGCGGAGCGGCTTGGCGTCACGGCGCGGCATCTTCGCCGCGCCTTCACGGAGAGCGTCGGCATCGGGCCGAAGGATTTCGCGCGGACCGTTCGCCTGCAGCGTGCCGTACGGATGGCGACGACCTCGAAGGACTGGGGACGCATCGCCGCGGACGCGGGCTATTACGACCAGGCGCACCTCATTGCCGACTTCCGGGAGCTCATCGGGCTCACACCGGGCGCCTTCCTGAAGCGTGCGGGCACTCGGAGCGTTCGGTTCGGCTCCAGTGAGGCCCCCAGAGAGGCAGGGGGCTGGACGCGATGA
- a CDS encoding protoglobin domain-containing protein, with translation MSNIPGYTLGTASVSRSPVTLADFEQMKASTLFGEEDVKYLRLSHDVVKDYVEQILDVWYGFVGSQPHLLASFTGKADGKPLGDYLGGVRRRFGQWILDTARAEYDQKWLDYQHEVGLRHHRAKKNKTDGAPSTDIVPFRNLFALIFPVTFTLRPFLAKKGHSSEDVEKMYAAWVKSCLLQLTLWSYPCVKEGDF, from the coding sequence ATGAGCAACATCCCTGGCTACACCCTCGGCACCGCGTCGGTTTCGCGCTCGCCCGTCACGCTGGCTGACTTCGAGCAGATGAAGGCGAGCACACTCTTCGGCGAGGAGGACGTGAAGTATCTGCGCCTGTCTCACGACGTCGTGAAGGACTACGTCGAGCAGATCCTCGACGTCTGGTACGGCTTCGTTGGGAGTCAGCCGCACCTGCTCGCGTCGTTCACCGGCAAGGCGGACGGCAAGCCGCTCGGGGATTATCTCGGCGGCGTGCGCAGGCGCTTCGGACAGTGGATCCTCGACACGGCGCGCGCCGAGTACGACCAGAAGTGGCTCGACTATCAGCACGAGGTCGGGCTGCGTCACCACCGCGCGAAGAAGAACAAGACGGATGGTGCCCCATCGACGGACATCGTGCCGTTCCGCAATCTCTTCGCGCTCATCTTCCCAGTGACGTTCACCTTGCGCCCCTTCCTCGCCAAGAAGGGCCACTCGAGCGAAGACGTCGAGAAGATGTACGCGGCGTGGGTGAAGTCGTGCCTCCTGCAGCTCACGCTGTGGAGCTACCCCTGCGTGAAGGAAGGCGACTTTTAA
- a CDS encoding RNA polymerase sigma factor: MGPEELSALYDKYGYCLHQRCLLLLGNRADAEDAVQDVFVRVRSYQSSLKAPVTLAWLHAIANHVCFDRAKRRAREEPREPPELAELDPRRLGAPEDADRRALVSSVMGQLDRRMRDIVILHHIEGWTQEEIAAQTGYSRRTVGKKLASFAELLRERWRKFRKLSSPEVTP, from the coding sequence GTGGGTCCCGAGGAACTCTCAGCGCTGTACGACAAGTACGGCTATTGCCTTCACCAGCGCTGTTTGCTCCTCCTGGGCAACCGAGCGGATGCGGAGGATGCCGTCCAGGATGTCTTCGTGCGCGTGCGCAGCTACCAGAGCTCGCTCAAGGCGCCCGTCACCCTGGCCTGGCTCCATGCCATCGCCAACCATGTCTGCTTCGACCGGGCGAAGCGCCGGGCCCGGGAAGAGCCCCGTGAGCCCCCCGAGCTGGCCGAGCTGGACCCCCGACGACTGGGCGCTCCGGAGGATGCGGACCGCCGTGCCCTCGTCTCCTCCGTGATGGGGCAGCTCGACCGCCGCATGCGAGACATCGTCATCCTCCACCACATCGAGGGGTGGACCCAGGAGGAGATCGCGGCCCAGACAGGCTACTCGCGCCGCACCGTGGGCAAGAAGCTCGCGAGCTTCGCCGAGCTGCTGCGCGAGCGGTGGCGGAAGTTTCGGAAACTGTCATCCCCGGAGGTGACGCCATGA
- a CDS encoding immunoglobulin-like domain-containing protein has protein sequence MRLTLPLLALASLLMACGEIEVSLTTDATEYEPGDTVQLVLQNQGLRKVGYNLCTVRVERRQGIEWAYAPHLGEAEACELMLHTLEGGEQAQGTLRLPAQLQAGEYRIVHDVDTLRTDSQGRTIQEPVISNTFRVGAGGAP, from the coding sequence GTGCGTCTCACACTTCCGTTGCTAGCCCTCGCCTCGCTCCTGATGGCTTGTGGGGAGATCGAGGTCTCACTCACCACGGACGCCACCGAGTATGAGCCCGGTGACACCGTACAGCTCGTGCTTCAGAACCAGGGCCTGCGGAAGGTGGGCTACAACCTCTGCACCGTCCGGGTCGAGCGCCGGCAGGGCATCGAGTGGGCCTACGCTCCGCACCTCGGCGAGGCCGAGGCTTGCGAGCTCATGCTCCACACGCTGGAGGGCGGCGAACAGGCCCAGGGCACGCTGCGGCTCCCCGCGCAGCTGCAGGCTGGCGAGTACCGCATCGTGCACGATGTAGACACCCTGCGGACCGACTCCCAGGGGCGGACCATCCAGGAGCCGGTGATCAGCAACACCTTCCGCGTCGGCGCGGGAGGGGCGCCGTAG
- a CDS encoding zinc metalloprotease, whose product MQVYRDTCFFKHSLMMALASALLMTGCDATLLSPEGAPEDEAVEVSGIARRMQEGDDLCDAPDFTSEEFAKLEDEYQQLRVLRAARANGSVTVPVYFHVIRQGLESYNGEVTLKQVYDQMAVLNTAFANTPYRFDLVWLDRTTNPSWFRLLKGTGNEATMKHTLKKGGPGSLNIYTMAPQDGSLGWSSYPWELSARPTMDGVVVSYASLPGGAEAPFNRGATLVHMVGHWFGVLHTYEAGCTGSDGVADTAAEASPAFGCPVNRDSCPGGGTDPIRNYMDSTDDSCKTGFTPGQSARMDAIGAAYRL is encoded by the coding sequence ATGCAAGTGTATCGAGATACGTGTTTCTTCAAGCACTCCCTGATGATGGCGCTGGCGTCCGCGCTTTTGATGACGGGATGTGACGCAACGCTCCTCTCGCCCGAAGGTGCTCCCGAGGACGAGGCGGTCGAGGTGTCAGGGATCGCGCGGCGCATGCAGGAGGGAGACGATCTCTGCGACGCGCCGGACTTCACCTCGGAGGAGTTCGCGAAGCTGGAGGACGAATACCAGCAGCTCCGCGTGCTGCGCGCGGCGCGGGCCAACGGCTCCGTCACCGTCCCTGTCTACTTCCACGTCATCCGGCAAGGCCTGGAGTCCTACAACGGAGAGGTCACCCTGAAGCAGGTCTACGACCAGATGGCCGTGCTGAACACCGCCTTCGCCAACACCCCCTATCGGTTCGACCTGGTCTGGCTGGATCGCACGACGAACCCGTCGTGGTTCAGGCTGCTCAAGGGCACTGGCAATGAGGCCACCATGAAGCACACCTTGAAGAAGGGAGGCCCGGGGTCGTTGAACATCTACACCATGGCCCCGCAGGACGGGAGCCTGGGCTGGTCGAGCTACCCCTGGGAGCTCTCCGCCCGGCCCACCATGGATGGCGTGGTCGTGAGCTACGCGTCCCTGCCGGGTGGCGCCGAGGCCCCCTTCAACCGGGGAGCGACGCTCGTCCACATGGTCGGGCACTGGTTCGGAGTGCTGCACACGTATGAGGCGGGGTGCACGGGAAGCGATGGCGTGGCGGACACGGCCGCGGAGGCCAGCCCCGCTTTCGGCTGCCCCGTCAACCGGGACAGCTGCCCCGGCGGCGGCACGGACCCCATCCGCAACTACATGGACTCCACGGACGACTCCTGCAAGACGGGCTTCACCCCTGGCCAGAGCGCGCGCATGGACGCCATCGGAGCGGCCTATCGGCTGTAG
- a CDS encoding DoxX family protein, with translation MAATEAVPGSMTGGLSRSKALHVTLWAVQAVLALSFGMAGVMKLTMPMADLAQMLGWPGAVPPALVRFIGASELAGAIGLIVPAWSRIKPGLTALAGAGLALVMLLAIGFHVSRGELAALPVNLVLGGLAAFVAWGRARKAPIAPR, from the coding sequence ATGGCGGCAACCGAAGCGGTTCCTGGTTCAATGACAGGAGGGCTCTCGCGCTCCAAGGCGCTGCACGTCACCCTCTGGGCCGTACAGGCCGTCCTGGCCCTGTCATTCGGCATGGCGGGCGTCATGAAGCTCACCATGCCCATGGCCGACCTCGCGCAGATGCTGGGCTGGCCAGGTGCGGTGCCTCCCGCGCTCGTGCGATTCATCGGCGCCTCCGAGCTGGCGGGTGCCATCGGTCTCATTGTCCCCGCCTGGAGCCGCATCAAGCCGGGGCTCACGGCGCTGGCGGGGGCGGGCCTCGCGCTCGTCATGCTCCTGGCCATCGGCTTCCACGTCTCCCGTGGAGAGCTGGCGGCGCTGCCGGTCAACCTGGTGCTCGGTGGACTTGCGGCGTTCGTCGCGTGGGGACGGGCCAGGAAGGCCCCGATCGCTCCCCGCTGA
- a CDS encoding alpha/beta hydrolase family protein — MSARTPAAKTPSAPMPVLSVSPVVLPAPGRAVDLQVRVSAPMTGGELPIILLSHGHGRSNHLSSLNGYAPLANYLAAHGFVVIQPTHLDSRTLNLGSEDPDAPLYWRSRAQDMKRILDQLDAIERAVAALAGRLDRGKVAVIGHSLGGHTASLLLGARHEDLRDGTEVNLAEPRIKAGVLLAAPGRGDALSKFAAENYPFFSTIDFSRMTTPALVIAGDKDDSPHLTVAGADWHADPYFLSPSPKSLVTLFDAGHGLGGVSGYDVAETTDENPERVVAVQLLTWAYLRTALYPGDSAWQEARSALTGAARPLGRVESK; from the coding sequence ATGAGCGCACGGACTCCCGCGGCCAAAACCCCCAGCGCCCCCATGCCGGTCCTCTCGGTCAGCCCAGTCGTGCTGCCAGCTCCCGGCCGCGCCGTCGATCTCCAGGTGCGAGTCTCCGCGCCTATGACCGGAGGCGAGCTGCCCATCATCTTGCTCTCGCACGGCCATGGCCGCTCCAACCACCTCTCCTCATTGAACGGCTACGCCCCGCTCGCCAATTACCTGGCGGCACACGGCTTCGTCGTGATCCAGCCGACCCATCTCGACTCGAGGACGCTCAACCTCGGCTCCGAGGATCCGGATGCGCCGCTGTACTGGCGATCGCGGGCCCAGGACATGAAGCGCATCCTCGATCAGCTCGACGCCATCGAGCGTGCCGTCGCCGCGCTCGCCGGGCGCCTGGACCGAGGCAAGGTGGCCGTCATCGGGCACTCGCTGGGCGGGCACACCGCGAGCCTGTTGCTGGGCGCGCGGCACGAGGATCTCCGCGACGGAACGGAAGTGAACCTCGCCGAGCCCCGGATCAAGGCGGGCGTGCTGCTCGCCGCGCCCGGCAGAGGCGACGCCCTCAGCAAGTTCGCAGCCGAGAACTACCCCTTCTTCTCGACCATCGACTTCTCCAGGATGACGACGCCCGCGCTCGTGATCGCCGGCGACAAGGACGACTCTCCACACCTGACGGTCGCAGGCGCCGACTGGCACGCCGATCCATACTTCCTCTCCCCAAGCCCCAAGTCCCTGGTCACCCTGTTCGACGCAGGGCACGGGCTGGGCGGAGTCTCGGGATATGACGTCGCCGAGACCACGGACGAGAACCCCGAGCGAGTGGTTGCCGTCCAGCTTCTCACCTGGGCCTATCTCCGCACCGCGCTCTACCCCGGAGACTCCGCCTGGCAGGAAGCGCGAAGCGCGCTGACTGGAGCCGCCAGGCCGCTCGGACGGGTCGAGTCCAAGTAG